A genomic region of Pseudochaenichthys georgianus chromosome 12, fPseGeo1.2, whole genome shotgun sequence contains the following coding sequences:
- the fut7 gene encoding alpha-(1,3)-fucosyltransferase 7 yields the protein MGCYNTKKTGLGSMKKCLFLLSFLCVLPLCLLNAWWRRFPAQTAVNPSSFRNITILLWHWPNGKSSSLKRDTCWDLYRISRCRLVDQRSLFPSADVVVFHNRELALGHQKLPLDLPRPQGQRWAWMSLEAPIHNGKLHQYANIFNMTISYRRDADVTIPYGQLLPKEAEGHLVDNVPLNKSSLACWVVSNYRKHHKRSKVYQELKAVVPVKVYGRWTETPLSQNALLPTISRCFFYLAFENSISKDYITEKLWRNAYQGGAVPVVLGPPLGDYKSVAPPNSFIHVDEFASVKDLGEYLQQLAEDKKRYSDYFTWKHQWTVKLYKDWRERLCKICSHYNSLPQEKVYSNLEAWVKG from the exons ATG GGGTGTTACAACACTAAGAAGACTGGGCTCGGCTCAATGAAGAAgtgcctcttcctcctctcctttcTCTGTGTTTTACCGCTGTGTCTTCTCAATGCATGGTGGAGAAGATTTCCGGCCCAGACAGCTGTAAATCCTTCCAGCTTCCGTAACATCACGATCCTGCTGTGGCATTGGCCCAACGGCAAGTCGTCGTCCCTGAAGAGGGACACGTGCTGGGATCTCTATCGTATCTCTCGCTGTAGACTGGTGGACCAGCGCTCCTTGTTCCCCTCCGCTGATGTGGTGGTGTTCCACAACAGAGAGCTGGCACTGGGCCACCAAAAGCTGCCCCTTGACCTTCCACGACCACAGGGCCAGAGGTGGGCCTGGATGTCCCTGGAAGCCCCTATTCACAATGGAAAGTTGCATCAGTATGCAAATATATTCAACATGACCATCAGCTATAGGAGAGATGCTGATGTCACTATTCCATACGGCCAGCTGCTACCAAAGGAGGCTGAAGGACATCTGGTGGACAATGTCCCTCTCAATAAGAGCTCCTTGGCCTGTTGGGTGGTCAGCAACTACAGAAAGCACCACAAGAGAAGCAAAGTGTACCAAGAGCTAAAGGCAGTAGTTCCTGTGAAGGTTTACGGACGTTGGACCGAGACACCTCTTTCCCAAAATGCCCTCTTACCGACAATCTCTCGCTGCTTCTTCTACTTGGCTTTTGAGAACTCAATCAGCAAAGATTACATCACAGAAAAACTGTGGAGGAATGCTTACCAAGGTGGCGCGGTGCCTGTCGTCCTGGGACCCCCGTTAGGCGACTACAAATCTGTGGCTCCACCTAATTCTTTTATCCACGTCGATGAGTTTGCATCAGTCAAGGACTTAGGAGAGTATCTACAGCAGCTTGCAGAGGACAAGAAACGCTACAGTGACTATTTCACTTGGAAACATCAGTGGACAGTAAAGTTGTACAAAGACTGGAGGGAGAGACTGTGTAAGATCTGCTCACATTATAACAGCTTACCTCAGGAGAAAGTTTACTCCAATCTAGAGGCCTGGGTCAAGGGCTAA